One window of Mycoplasma cottewii genomic DNA carries:
- a CDS encoding Mbov_0398 family ICE element protein: MENKNKNKSLIVTFRLYETDDILRFEKWKKELANSGESVSNAISDIVKQYLLEKDKSRVFNEVRQDLFYQMRKVMYSSLAPFSANIIRELLKNRVEEIVANKKLDVILNELFDDKRNELKNLTNNQLAESTYFENIRTSLESKTSTKVEKINEKVANVKDKQKQVDKLFKKDNTDWDAEITTLTHQEVEYNPYVNLDEIDINELV, from the coding sequence ATGGAAAATAAAAATAAAAATAAATCATTAATAGTAACTTTTCGATTATATGAAACTGATGATATTTTAAGATTTGAAAAATGAAAAAAAGAATTAGCTAATAGCGGAGAAAGTGTAAGTAATGCAATTAGTGATATTGTTAAACAATATTTATTAGAAAAAGATAAAAGTCGTGTATTTAACGAAGTTAGACAAGACTTATTCTATCAAATGAGAAAAGTAATGTATTCTTCTTTAGCTCCGTTTTCTGCAAATATCATAAGAGAATTATTAAAAAATAGAGTTGAAGAAATTGTTGCAAATAAAAAACTTGATGTAATTTTAAACGAATTGTTTGACGATAAACGAAATGAGTTAAAAAACCTAACTAATAATCAATTAGCTGAGTCCACTTATTTTGAAAACATAAGAACTTCATTAGAATCAAAAACTTCAACTAAAGTTGAAAAAATCAATGAAAAAGTAGCTAACGTAAAAGATAAACAAAAACAAGTTGATAAGTTATTTAAAAAAGACAACACTGATTGAGATGCTGAGATAACTACATTAACTCATCAAGAAGTTGAATATAATCCTTATGTTAATCTTGATGAAATTGATATAAATGAGTTGGTTTAG
- a CDS encoding Mbov_0397 family ICE element conjugal transfer ATPase: MLQPKNISKTQNIFWKNFSWLDFCIFAAIVILSMLIGFSSLPEHINQGYKLLLTFGVFLVLSIFLVYSSKYSCRVYILIVRMIKFWFSVKKYNNKKTSPKYLVPYDSILEESFIKTKQSKAGSKYLAVLKFQSKSPWNEDEEDRNSFLAKFTDLLDSTAFHISFIRKKELIDYSKNYLNIKENMNKKLKSLKKKEFNEEVWNNYVSYYEEVVEDFSTLDTNLLVDIYYVVLYGKNISELKQTINETINTFNSMEIEYDLVQGVDLIKFLGSLNDKQVDEELAKLYLIQQNENQRQSMIKSQQNHLDETITQFYKRQLKNIFKKSGKIIKKTNKEKRISLDELISNEQLIFKSNYFIRDNKYCSIHTISELPLVLPEAWAIEIFNSDSTIVWNLSIFTEAIQASLLDSTGKKMVDNSTMIKSNYYQQSSALQLEALEYLQNQLQIDKNVLTDSSLMIINTADSLDELRKLEAENFANAKRIKININPVPFKQFEALAQSCLITTNNLKENIAMSSYNVAHSWPFENEMSNDGNMLLLGKTTSTGEPIIFDQFYKNNSRRVNYNMFTVGSSGKGKSTDVKKAIIANLAQNNKVYVIDPQNEYSKLGRKFGASIIDLGSGYGTVINPLQVQIQLVDEEELNVDLVINKHLEWLETFFKLINPDWDQDKLVLVMEFVRDLYKQKGLYRVRSYAGLSKFNYPIMSDLIKFMRSYKFVDEFEKERKRLSLANIIDRLSYNFEYKGKYQHIYNGQTNIDLSNDFIIFNTQKLFGAGKANGNVGLFVLLSFIQNKIFNNAIAEPETNTCLVIDELHMYIDPQNTDTLDFVYTMTKTVRKFNSGMILCTQNPSDFLGSSMITKKAEAILQNCQYSKFFGLKQKDLDAVNEMFKHSGGLNKTQRTHLSDSEIGKLLFSLHTYSKIKMNIHYNDFEKKLFFDKGEIGKK; this comes from the coding sequence ATGTTGCAACCTAAAAATATAAGTAAAACTCAAAATATATTTTGAAAGAATTTTTCTTGACTTGATTTTTGTATTTTTGCTGCAATTGTTATTCTTTCAATGCTAATAGGTTTTTCATCACTACCTGAACACATTAATCAAGGTTATAAACTATTACTAACTTTTGGTGTATTTCTAGTTCTTTCAATATTTTTGGTATATTCATCTAAATATAGTTGTAGAGTTTATATTTTAATTGTTAGAATGATTAAATTCTGATTTAGTGTTAAAAAATACAATAACAAAAAAACAAGTCCTAAGTACCTAGTACCTTATGACAGTATCTTAGAAGAAAGTTTTATAAAAACTAAACAAAGTAAAGCTGGTAGTAAATATTTAGCCGTCTTAAAATTTCAAAGTAAAAGTCCTTGAAATGAAGATGAAGAAGATAGAAATTCATTTTTAGCTAAATTTACCGATTTATTAGATTCAACTGCTTTTCATATTAGTTTTATTAGAAAAAAAGAATTAATTGATTATTCAAAAAACTATCTAAATATTAAAGAAAATATGAACAAAAAACTTAAGTCTTTAAAAAAGAAAGAATTTAATGAAGAAGTATGAAATAACTATGTTTCATATTATGAAGAAGTCGTTGAAGACTTTAGTACTTTAGATACAAATCTATTGGTTGATATTTACTATGTTGTTTTATATGGTAAAAATATTTCCGAATTAAAGCAAACTATTAATGAAACAATTAATACATTTAACTCAATGGAAATTGAATACGATTTAGTTCAAGGAGTTGATTTAATTAAATTCTTAGGTTCATTAAATGATAAACAGGTTGATGAAGAATTAGCTAAGTTATATTTAATTCAACAAAATGAAAATCAACGCCAATCAATGATAAAATCTCAACAAAATCATCTAGATGAAACTATAACTCAATTTTATAAAAGACAATTAAAAAATATTTTTAAAAAATCTGGAAAAATAATTAAAAAGACTAATAAAGAAAAAAGAATTAGTTTAGATGAATTAATTAGTAACGAGCAACTTATTTTTAAAAGTAATTACTTTATTAGAGATAACAAGTACTGTTCAATTCATACAATTAGTGAATTACCTTTAGTTTTGCCTGAAGCTTGAGCAATTGAAATATTTAATTCAGATTCAACAATAGTTTGAAATTTAAGTATTTTTACTGAAGCTATTCAAGCTAGTCTATTAGATAGTACAGGAAAGAAAATGGTTGATAATTCTACAATGATAAAATCCAACTATTATCAACAATCTTCTGCTTTACAACTTGAAGCTTTGGAATATTTACAAAATCAATTACAAATTGATAAAAACGTTTTAACTGATTCAAGTTTAATGATTATTAATACTGCTGATAGTTTAGATGAACTTAGAAAACTTGAAGCTGAAAATTTTGCTAACGCTAAAAGAATCAAAATAAACATTAATCCCGTTCCTTTTAAACAATTTGAAGCACTTGCTCAATCTTGTTTAATCACTACTAACAACTTAAAAGAAAACATAGCAATGAGCAGTTATAATGTTGCTCATTCTTGACCTTTTGAAAATGAAATGAGTAATGACGGAAATATGTTACTTTTAGGTAAAACTACTTCAACAGGTGAACCTATCATTTTCGATCAATTCTATAAAAATAATTCAAGACGTGTAAATTACAATATGTTTACTGTTGGAAGTAGTGGTAAAGGAAAATCAACTGACGTTAAGAAAGCGATAATTGCTAACTTAGCACAAAACAATAAAGTTTATGTTATTGATCCACAAAACGAATATTCTAAACTAGGGCGTAAATTTGGTGCTTCAATTATAGATTTAGGTAGTGGTTATGGAACTGTGATTAATCCTTTACAAGTTCAAATTCAACTAGTAGATGAAGAAGAGTTAAATGTTGATTTAGTAATTAATAAGCATTTAGAATGATTAGAAACATTCTTTAAATTAATTAATCCTGACTGAGATCAAGATAAATTAGTATTAGTTATGGAATTTGTAAGAGATTTATATAAACAAAAAGGTTTATATAGAGTGAGAAGCTATGCCGGACTAAGTAAGTTCAACTATCCTATAATGAGTGATTTAATTAAGTTTATGAGAAGCTATAAATTTGTTGATGAATTCGAAAAAGAAAGAAAACGATTATCATTAGCTAATATTATTGATAGATTAAGTTACAACTTTGAATATAAAGGTAAATACCAACATATTTATAATGGACAAACTAATATCGATCTAAGCAATGATTTTATTATCTTTAACACTCAAAAACTATTTGGAGCTGGAAAAGCTAATGGTAATGTAGGTTTATTTGTGTTATTAAGTTTTATTCAAAATAAAATCTTTAATAACGCAATTGCTGAACCTGAAACTAATACTTGTTTAGTGATTGATGAGTTACATATGTATATCGATCCACAAAATACTGATACTTTAGATTTTGTCTACACAATGACTAAAACTGTTAGAAAATTTAATTCCGGAATGATTTTATGCACTCAAAATCCGTCTGACTTCTTAGGTTCATCAATGATTACTAAAAAAGCGGAAGCTATTTTACAAAACTGTCAATATTCAAAATTCTTTGGTTTAAAACAAAAAGATTTAGACGCAGTTAATGAAATGTTCAAACATAGCGGTGGTTTAAATAAAACTCAACGAACTCACTTATCTGATAGTGAAATTGGAAAATTACTTTTTAGTTTACATACATATTCAAAAATTAAAATGAATATTCATTATAACGACTTTGAAAAAAAATTATTTTTCGATAAAGGAGAAATTGGAAAAAAATAG
- a CDS encoding Mbov_0396 family ICE element transmembrane protein: protein MFSWVWWAAFNAGYIPLVKLPLKLLEAIIYLFQLIALELPQYLMFGVRFGQKFSEANLPFMFLRLAIISILVFAILFITSGIRIHFQKQGEENALSIAMKNSLTGTLWIIAIPILLFLGKIIFNVILSLLLGNNSDDISKTIFMSLKNPENEKIKATDWNKIANNNFSFDQDVFDKLETGEGILLIILGGLTTIMTLIPFILGALTLVQKIYQQFFLFIISPFICAASVSDNGKRLKTWIESYAAKSLAIGGMIIGLQLYSVFIIRSTRWVGILGEVNFFAKILLILAIVAGGAIAVNGITSEATAYIGESASVRETIGETKNLMKTGMALAGGVGAVAAIASRMGNASMGVKGFSRNRRNDKIQHAKKKYRSGQISRSEYKDTIADAKREHNESKMSLADAKQERKEMQQNYQHNAMITHKKNKDLYSEEDRQQAKEQNLGKSGSDFWAPSPVLALEQSWAGFRTSRLMKKQEKLVKKNRDLSSDQYKKLEKHKARFAHLESVLDNKTKGLPTFSTTALNRYGGNKRVKEATNTRQVDPKFNKEDRNRNKRIGK from the coding sequence ATGTTTAGTTGAGTTTGATGGGCTGCATTTAATGCAGGTTATATACCTCTGGTTAAATTACCTTTAAAACTTTTAGAAGCTATTATTTATTTATTTCAATTAATAGCTTTAGAACTTCCGCAATATCTAATGTTTGGTGTTAGATTCGGACAAAAATTCTCTGAAGCAAATCTACCATTTATGTTCTTAAGATTAGCAATTATTTCAATTCTTGTTTTTGCAATTTTATTTATTACGAGTGGTATTAGAATTCACTTTCAAAAACAAGGTGAAGAAAACGCTTTATCAATTGCAATGAAAAACTCACTTACTGGAACTTTATGAATAATTGCAATACCGATTCTTTTATTTCTAGGTAAAATTATCTTCAATGTTATTCTTTCGTTATTACTTGGTAATAATAGCGACGATATTTCAAAAACTATCTTTATGTCTTTAAAAAATCCAGAGAATGAGAAAATCAAAGCAACTGACTGAAATAAAATTGCAAATAACAATTTCAGTTTTGATCAAGATGTTTTTGACAAACTTGAGACTGGAGAAGGTATTTTACTAATCATTTTAGGTGGTCTTACAACAATTATGACTTTGATTCCTTTTATACTTGGTGCATTAACTTTAGTTCAAAAAATCTATCAACAATTTTTCTTATTTATAATAAGTCCGTTTATTTGTGCTGCTAGTGTTAGTGATAATGGAAAAAGATTGAAAACTTGAATTGAAAGTTATGCTGCAAAATCACTAGCTATTGGAGGAATGATTATAGGGTTGCAATTATATTCTGTATTCATTATCCGTTCTACTAGATGAGTAGGTATTTTAGGTGAAGTTAATTTCTTTGCAAAAATTCTTTTAATTCTAGCAATTGTTGCAGGTGGAGCAATAGCAGTAAATGGTATTACTAGTGAAGCAACTGCATATATAGGTGAATCTGCTAGCGTTAGAGAAACAATAGGAGAAACTAAAAACTTAATGAAAACTGGTATGGCCTTAGCAGGTGGAGTTGGTGCGGTTGCTGCAATTGCTTCAAGAATGGGTAATGCGTCAATGGGTGTTAAAGGTTTTTCTAGAAATAGAAGAAACGATAAAATACAACACGCTAAGAAAAAATACAGATCAGGACAAATTTCTAGATCTGAATATAAAGATACAATTGCTGACGCAAAAAGGGAACATAATGAAAGCAAAATGTCCTTAGCTGACGCAAAACAAGAAAGAAAAGAAATGCAACAAAATTACCAACATAACGCAATGATTACTCACAAGAAAAATAAAGATTTATACTCTGAAGAAGATCGACAACAAGCTAAAGAACAAAACTTAGGAAAAAGCGGTAGTGATTTTTGAGCACCTTCTCCTGTATTAGCTTTAGAACAAAGTTGAGCTGGTTTTAGAACTTCAAGACTTATGAAAAAACAAGAAAAATTAGTTAAGAAAAATAGAGATTTATCTTCTGATCAATATAAGAAATTAGAAAAACATAAAGCAAGATTTGCTCATCTTGAAAGCGTTCTTGATAATAAAACAAAAGGTTTACCTACTTTTTCTACAACCGCTTTAAATAGATATGGTGGAAATAAACGAGTTAAAGAAGCAACTAATACAAGACAAGTTGATCCTAAATTTAACAAAGAAGATAGAAATAGAAATAAACGAATAGGTAAATAA
- a CDS encoding Mbov_0395 family pilin-like conjugal transfer protein, translated as MLYTLKNIVLMNATPPGADKVDQAGKALADIALLIQKYVAIAFGALSGLAVLVTIILAVYAFWKASKANTEQERQDEFKKVKLSGCFILVLLGAWAITASVLGIIQAIAASGLLPTN; from the coding sequence ATGTTATATACATTAAAAAATATCGTTCTAATGAACGCAACTCCACCTGGAGCTGACAAAGTAGATCAAGCTGGAAAAGCATTAGCAGATATTGCTCTTTTAATTCAAAAATATGTTGCAATTGCATTTGGTGCTTTATCTGGCTTAGCTGTTTTAGTAACAATAATATTAGCAGTTTATGCATTTTGAAAAGCTTCTAAAGCAAATACTGAACAAGAACGTCAAGATGAATTTAAAAAAGTTAAACTTTCTGGGTGTTTCATATTAGTTCTACTAGGTGCTTGGGCTATAACTGCTTCAGTTCTTGGTATTATTCAAGCTATCGCTGCCAGTGGATTATTACCAACTAATTAA
- a CDS encoding conjugal transfer protein translates to MELGFVMITIIFSSLIAILSLVLLLTEYKECFSKNKLTRAKARAAFKWPWITTLAILVLSVWLVLIMVGAYLI, encoded by the coding sequence ATGGAATTAGGTTTTGTAATGATTACAATCATATTCTCATCACTTATAGCAATTCTAAGCTTAGTATTGCTATTAACTGAATATAAAGAATGTTTTAGCAAAAATAAACTTACAAGAGCTAAAGCTAGAGCAGCCTTTAAATGGCCTTGAATAACAACTTTAGCTATCTTGGTTCTAAGTGTATGATTAGTTCTTATAATGGTAGGAGCTTATCTTATTTAA
- a CDS encoding integrative conjugal element protein, protein MSKIRSWDSSKDFYENCDEFDKQFWLAADEEYRNSPEYIPGTRIVPDNYDGFEEDLQAWLEEQEELAKQQNK, encoded by the coding sequence ATGAGTAAAATAAGAAGCTGAGATTCATCTAAAGACTTTTATGAAAATTGTGATGAATTTGATAAACAATTCTGACTTGCTGCTGATGAAGAATATCGTAATTCGCCTGAATATATTCCTGGAACAAGAATAGTTCCTGACAATTATGACGGGTTCGAAGAAGATCTTCAAGCTTGACTAGAAGAACAAGAAGAATTAGCTAAACAACAAAATAAATAA
- a CDS encoding MAG3960 family lipoprotein has product MKKLLTVISSILVTATPLLTVTSCKWFSNYRAPKDPVHPKNPDYDDPIDNGNNNNEKVKSFEYEDIKYTIFEEDTANPSNVYYANQVLENEAKEFKKLIPNAENYKTKDLASRDLFPTIALLSQYIRSLEHFNADEPSLSHFMFKNKDDKTFINSSTHQQLVKKVLEIVNQQKELKAMIFDTNPDFPIRQLRISSIDSVRKQLGWPEDPDKTDSKLWGKSSRDLYDDKSWKGTYSWEETPFHKENKSNNRLYNFGKNNGGLLIIPTGLWYFNRIIEFDGDFNNELFLSKEFFEKDSKRYDPSTMRLVGDTFDQILRNKIKVYAMQKVQLDLLVAFLELQQALTDSSLISDENKTLVEQFESSGIITKINKFENKVLEYLKVKQLVGFTLTDVFSGEVGLQLFPGTGYYEKYPTDFRATYRFAWNEYHKVIQPLITGLLGYNVAKDRFRKDFSDETNKHSEHYKFIWANIKEVDKLDAPHVITKQLAETRFNNFVNYYKTQFNWKFNKIDE; this is encoded by the coding sequence ATGAAAAAATTATTAACTGTTATATCATCAATTTTAGTTACTGCAACTCCACTTTTAACTGTTACAAGTTGTAAGTGATTTAGTAACTATAGAGCTCCAAAAGATCCTGTTCATCCTAAAAATCCGGACTATGATGATCCAATTGATAATGGTAATAATAACAATGAAAAAGTTAAAAGTTTTGAATATGAAGATATAAAATACACTATTTTTGAAGAAGACACTGCTAATCCAAGCAATGTTTATTATGCTAATCAAGTTTTAGAAAATGAAGCTAAAGAATTTAAAAAACTAATTCCAAATGCTGAAAATTATAAAACAAAAGATTTAGCAAGTCGAGATTTATTTCCTACAATCGCATTACTAAGTCAATACATTAGAAGTTTAGAACACTTTAATGCTGATGAACCTAGTTTAAGTCACTTTATGTTTAAAAATAAAGATGATAAGACTTTTATTAATTCTTCAACTCATCAACAGTTAGTTAAAAAAGTTTTAGAAATTGTTAATCAACAAAAAGAATTAAAAGCAATGATTTTTGATACTAATCCTGACTTTCCAATTCGACAATTAAGAATTTCATCTATAGACTCTGTGAGAAAACAATTAGGTTGACCTGAAGATCCTGATAAAACTGATTCAAAATTATGGGGTAAATCAAGTAGAGATTTATATGATGATAAAAGTTGAAAAGGTACATATTCTTGAGAAGAAACACCTTTCCATAAAGAGAACAAATCAAATAATCGTCTATACAATTTTGGAAAAAACAATGGTGGGTTATTAATAATTCCAACAGGTTTATGATATTTCAATAGAATTATTGAATTTGATGGTGATTTTAATAACGAATTATTCTTATCTAAAGAATTCTTTGAAAAAGATTCTAAAAGATACGATCCAAGCACAATGAGATTAGTTGGTGATACTTTCGATCAAATTCTAAGAAATAAAATTAAAGTTTATGCAATGCAAAAAGTGCAACTAGACTTATTAGTAGCATTTCTAGAACTGCAACAAGCTTTAACTGATAGTAGCTTAATTAGTGATGAGAATAAAACTTTAGTAGAACAATTTGAATCATCTGGAATTATAACCAAAATCAACAAATTTGAAAATAAAGTTTTAGAGTATCTGAAAGTAAAACAATTAGTAGGGTTCACTTTAACTGATGTTTTTAGTGGTGAAGTAGGTTTACAACTATTTCCTGGAACTGGTTATTATGAAAAATATCCAACCGATTTCCGAGCAACTTATAGATTTGCTTGAAATGAGTATCATAAAGTAATTCAACCTTTAATTACTGGACTTTTAGGTTATAACGTTGCGAAAGATAGATTTAGAAAAGACTTTTCAGATGAAACAAATAAACATTCTGAACACTACAAATTCATTTGAGCAAACATTAAAGAAGTTGATAAACTAGATGCTCCACACGTAATAACTAAACAACTAGCTGAAACTAGATTCAACAACTTTGTTAACTACTACAAAACTCAATTTAATTGAAAATTCAATAAAATCGATGAATAG
- a CDS encoding Mbov_0392 family ICE element protein: protein MKHIEDKDLYWITQYASVHISDQGVYEIINNAISRSNPDDQQEIANQIINLVGNMEKLDNSVNQKIYDKLESSSSYSLEELEKTNEFFENIDGKKDIDDLEEIATDSRLCSFADFLEKNEIESSDSLEEIINDSLKNDGLDSRYINLVEPWRNSRAEYVIVNGYINGFTKEYFEHEYKLENEYKQYLIDEFIDDLNLKDTLTYSNSNTLKM from the coding sequence ATGAAACACATTGAAGATAAAGATTTATATTGAATAACTCAATACGCTTCTGTTCATATTAGCGATCAAGGAGTTTATGAAATTATTAACAATGCTATTAGTAGATCTAATCCTGATGATCAACAAGAAATAGCAAATCAAATTATTAATCTAGTTGGAAATATGGAAAAACTAGACAATAGCGTTAATCAAAAAATTTATGACAAATTAGAATCTAGTTCATCATACTCACTAGAAGAATTAGAAAAAACTAATGAGTTTTTTGAAAATATAGATGGTAAGAAAGATATAGATGATTTAGAAGAAATAGCTACAGATTCAAGATTATGTTCTTTTGCTGATTTTTTAGAAAAAAATGAAATTGAATCATCCGATTCTTTAGAAGAAATTATAAATGATTCTTTAAAAAATGATGGTTTAGATAGCCGTTATATTAATCTAGTTGAGCCTTGAAGAAATTCAAGAGCTGAATATGTAATTGTTAATGGTTATATTAACGGTTTTACAAAAGAGTATTTCGAACACGAATATAAATTAGAAAATGAATATAAACAATACTTAATTGATGAGTTTATAGATGATTTAAATTTAAAAGATACCTTAACTTATTCAAATTCAAACACATTAAAAATGTAA
- a CDS encoding ImmA/IrrE family metallo-endopeptidase, giving the protein MDDFLTVDEYIKQNELKQLQDELSERLDEQIKTAQASLEKIEQPIQKQELTFENKISDIVKRVDDKLDEFVRDPEQLANYLEFATNIRNKYTARNIAMVHKQFSGATILKSFTDWKNEKVAIKKGSKALKILQPTTDKFVVINGEKIFKKQWTDEIKQKIKNNELEVDETIKGFKLANTFDISQTTLTKDQYPKNYFATFIKADPENEQYHQQLFSDLKQFLETKNIPVYETEALGQVKGFTDHKSIYLNEHNSTKQNVKTLLHEYGHMKFKHSYEDTSRSECEYQAEMISLVFSKKFNLDTENYHLDYIKGWIDKTTQKERIDWIKPVVNVAREINTELELFLKQQQEAKEKQEQEKKQQEQIEQENKEISFGINDKQLSNTLSYIQNKQK; this is encoded by the coding sequence ATGGACGATTTTTTAACAGTTGATGAATATATCAAACAAAACGAATTAAAACAACTTCAAGATGAGTTGAGCGAAAGACTTGATGAACAAATTAAAACTGCTCAAGCAAGTTTAGAAAAAATCGAACAACCTATTCAAAAACAAGAGCTAACTTTTGAAAACAAAATTAGCGATATCGTTAAAAGAGTTGATGATAAGCTTGATGAATTTGTAAGAGATCCTGAGCAATTAGCTAACTATTTAGAATTTGCAACTAATATTAGAAATAAATATACTGCAAGAAATATTGCTATGGTTCATAAACAATTTTCAGGAGCTACAATTCTAAAATCATTTACTGATTGAAAAAATGAAAAAGTTGCAATTAAAAAAGGTTCAAAAGCACTTAAGATTTTGCAACCTACAACTGATAAATTTGTTGTAATTAATGGTGAAAAGATTTTTAAAAAACAATGAACTGATGAAATTAAACAAAAAATTAAAAACAACGAATTAGAAGTTGATGAAACAATTAAAGGCTTTAAATTAGCTAATACATTTGATATTAGTCAAACTACTTTAACTAAAGATCAATATCCTAAAAATTACTTTGCTACTTTTATAAAAGCTGATCCTGAAAATGAACAATATCATCAACAGTTATTTAGTGATTTAAAACAATTTTTAGAAACTAAAAACATTCCTGTTTATGAAACTGAAGCATTAGGACAAGTAAAAGGTTTTACTGATCATAAGTCAATTTATTTAAATGAACATAACTCAACTAAACAAAATGTTAAAACTCTTTTACACGAATATGGACATATGAAATTCAAACATTCTTATGAAGACACTTCTCGTTCTGAGTGTGAATATCAAGCTGAAATGATAAGTCTTGTATTTTCTAAGAAATTTAATCTTGATACTGAAAATTATCATCTTGACTACATTAAAGGTTGAATTGATAAAACAACTCAAAAAGAAAGAATTGATTGAATTAAACCTGTTGTTAATGTTGCTAGAGAAATTAATACCGAACTTGAATTGTTTTTAAAACAACAACAAGAAGCTAAAGAAAAACAAGAACAAGAAAAAAAGCAACAAGAACAAATTGAACAAGAAAACAAAGAAATTAGTTTTGGAATAAATGATAAGCAATTATCTAATACTTTAAGCTATATACAAAACAAGCAAAAATAA
- a CDS encoding single-stranded DNA-binding protein: MNQVILIGRLTRDEFYEKEFHKQNNEKGKLLKFTLATLESRESKTQFIEVTCYDKLAEITKEHLKKGDLISLIGVAQNNVFKTKDDKQTSKLEIIANRIKFLAKAETINELKHYKELAKEQQAVIQEINQMLDE; the protein is encoded by the coding sequence ATGAATCAAGTTATTTTAATTGGTCGTCTAACAAGAGATGAATTTTATGAAAAAGAATTCCATAAACAAAACAATGAAAAAGGTAAATTACTTAAATTTACTTTAGCAACACTTGAAAGTAGAGAAAGTAAAACTCAATTTATAGAAGTTACTTGTTATGACAAGTTAGCTGAAATTACAAAAGAACATTTAAAAAAAGGAGATCTAATTTCTTTAATTGGAGTTGCTCAAAATAACGTATTTAAAACTAAAGACGATAAACAAACTTCTAAATTAGAAATTATTGCTAATAGAATTAAATTTTTAGCTAAAGCTGAAACAATTAACGAATTAAAACACTATAAAGAACTAGCTAAAGAACAACAAGCAGTTATCCAAGAAATTAATCAAATGTTAGATGAATAA